A window of Malania oleifera isolate guangnan ecotype guangnan chromosome 2, ASM2987363v1, whole genome shotgun sequence genomic DNA:
aatttaaacaTACTTAAAATAAAAGTACAcacaaatttcaagaaaaattgaaaaataataaaatccaaATAGAAAATATCTTTACTATTTTCAGTTGTTATGTGCAATAAGATTTTTATTGTatagtgaattttgaaaatattaattaaagaaaataattataataatttttattttatcgtAGTATTTTTAATCTGTATAATTTTgctcatttattattattattattattattattattatttttattattatcgtATGATTTAAAGGCGAAAATGAGCATTTTCAGTTaagttcttaattttttttttttttaaactttacaAATATTAACTAAACATAAACAGGTTGCCGGTttgtttttagtttctgtttttggCTTTTAGTTTGTTTCTGGTTTTTGCTTTCATAATTTTTGACCATGGTACTAGATGGCCCCTTTACTTTTTATAGATTTTATCTGTATTGTTGATATTGTAATGCTGTTCTTTTTATAGCTTTGATCTGTATTGTTTACATTGCAATGCTGATCAGTTTGTTTCAGAAATTGTGGTTTGTCTTTGTTGACATGTTTTCACTGGGGATATAGGTTGCCAGTAAAACTAATGACTCTGCTGGTGACGGTACCACCACTGCATCAGTTATTGCACGCGAAATAATTAAGCTTGGCCTATTGAATGTTACCTCTGGTGCGAATCCTGTCTCAATAAAGAAAGGGATTGACAAAACTGTGCAGGGATTGGTGGAAGAGTTAGAGAAGAAAGCTAGGCCTATCAAAGGTCGTGATGATATAAAAGGTAGTATTTCTTACAGTGCAAGAGCTGATGTCATGTTTGGGTttgttgaatttttattttttgggtttgttgaatttttattattattattgggtttgtatttgtttaattattactatcattatatttttcattttctttctgtttttgggtgtttgttttattattatcattatatttttctttttcttttttgtttggaGGGGGATGAAATGGAATAAATAATTGAATGAAGAACAAGGAGATGACCAATTCCATAATTTTCCTATGCActaaccatggttttaaatcacggTGGTGGGTAGTGTAATGTAATGATAACGGGTGTGACAGGAagtgggagtagcggatgttGCATAGCAGGAAGAGGGTGTAACatctgtgaatttttttcaaggaCGCACAaacttgtgcatattagtgtatttgCATGCTTTAAGTTTTTAGCCCCTCTTAGAAaaagttttagtgtattttggaccttTAGTTCATCTCactaagttgtttggtaaggacaagaagtttacatttattttaaaccaccattgatataAAAATTATGtgtgcgcgtatttatacttTCTCATTATTCTTATGTGTGATAAATTCATATGTGTgctaaatttattaataaaacaaaatacatcacACTCCATTAATCTTTTAGATAGATAAGATATTAATAATACAAGTATACAATAACTAGAAAcaaaaagaaggttgaagttgaaaaatatagaacataaatataaaattgctaatattatcaaaataaaatattttcctaacaagttagtgtTTTCAAATTGTTAACTAATGCATCTCTTATGAGTATTtataaaatagtaaattttgtatcatcatcctcattataatctttttccCCTCTCGCCACATGTTAGATTGAGAATGATTTagagaaaaagggggggggggggggggacaaaagtgagaagaaaaagtaaaaaataaataaattttttggcATAATGGCATGATGGCAGTAGTGGCCTTTACGCAACAGTCCGTAATGgccatgatttttcttcccactgattttGCAGTGTGTAATGGTATTGGGAGCTCAAAAAGCTGTTATGTAACGACATTAAATAATGGTtgcggccgttatttaaaaccaacCATGGCACCAACCATATAGTATGAATGGGGGACAAAAGCgagaagaaagaataaaaaataaataatttttttggcaTAATGGCGTGATGGCAATAGTGGCCTTTACGTAACAGTCCGTAATGGCCATGCtttttcttcccactgattttGCAATGTGTAATTGTATTGGGAGCTCAAAAAACTTTTATGTAACGACAGTACATAATGGTCGCGGCTGTTATTTAAAATCATGGCACCAACCATATAGTATGAATCTATTTAGCaggcatttaattttttattgtattgATAATTTTTCCATTGCACTTCAGCTGTTGCTACTATTTCTGCTGGAAACGATGAGTTTATTGGGAAAATGATTGCTGATGCAATTGATAAGGTTGGACCTGATGGCGTTTTATCCATTGAATCATCCTCCTCTTTTGAGACAACAGTTGATGTTGAAGAAGGAATGGAGGTTTGTATCTCCATGTAGTCCTTTAAAACTTTTGTTATTTGGACTCATGTGTCGATGTCTATCTGGTTGGTTCTTATCTGATATGTTGCATTTTCCCTTGGTTGGTAGATTGATAGAGGTTATATCTCTCCACAATTTGTTACCAACCCTGAGAAATCTATTGCTGAATTCGAGAATGCTAGAGTTTTGGTTACGGATCAGAAGATATCAGCAATCAAGGATATTATACCCTTGTTAGAAAAGACCACTCAATTGAGAGCACCTTTGCTTATAGTTGCTGAGGATGTAACTGGGGAGGCATTGGCTACTCTTGTTGTAAACAAGCTGCGTGGCATCCTTAATGTTGCAGCCATAAAAGCACCTGGTTTTGGTGAGAGAAGAAAGGCTCTTCTTCAAGATATCGCTATTGTGACAGGTATTACTTCCCTTGGGAATGAAATATTGGCAAGTTCTATCCACCTTGTCTCTTTCTAATTCTATTTTGAAGGTGTTGTAGTACACAATTTCTCAGTGCATGGGGATGTGGTTTCTCTGTGGATTGGATATGTGATACTTAATGTTGGTTTTACTTAGTTTTCTAGATGAGTTGCAAGATGGTAATGTAACACAATTTTGCATAAGTCAGTCCTGAATGACAGGTTAATCCCCATTGAAAAAGCCCTTTGATGCTCTTTGACATACAAGGAGATTGCATTTTCCTTTAACATTTCCCCTGTTCGAGAAATGatgtttgcatatatatatatgcaaaatatcACACATTGAAGGGAAACAGGGTTGCATTTTTTGTAAGATTGCTTCTTAATCAATTTTATATGCATGAAAATAGGTTTTATCTTGTGTCTTTTTCTCCATCCTCCAGGAGCGGAGTTCCAAGCTGGTGATCTGGGATTGCTTGTTGAGAATACCACGGTTGAACAGCTTGGTTTGGCAAGAAAGATTACTATCAGCAAGGACTCCACCACCATTATTGCTGATGCAGCATCAAAAGATGAAATACAGGCAAGGATTGCACAGATTAAAAGGGAGTTAGCTGAGACTGACTCTGTATATGACTTGGAGAAATTGGCTGAGAGAGTTGCCAAATTATCTGGTGGGGTTGCTGTTATAAAAGTTGGGGCTGCTACAGAGACCGAACTCGAGGATCGTAAGCTACGCATTGAGGATGCCAAGAATGCCACTTTTGCTGCAATAGAGGAAGGGATTGTGCCTGGTGGTGGTGCTGCTTTTGTTCATCTCTCAACCCATGTCCCCGCAATTAAAAATAAACTTGATGATGCAGATGAGCGGTTAGGTGCTGATATTGTACAGAAGGTAACACCTACTACATATTTGCCTGGGACTCTTGTGCGTAACTTAAATTGTAAATTGGGATGGCTCTAGTCATCTGCAAATAGGATACCCAAATTCTAGATGTCACCCATTCCTACCAGAGCAGGTGCTGAGAAAAAATTTCATCATGTTTAGATGATGCCGTGGGGACTCAGTTAATTGATTGCCCACTCAGTAATCGGTGTCGGCACCTTCTTTCATCCTGTGCTTAGAGTAGGGAGTAGAGGCCTAAATTTTTAGTGCATGGGGTGCACTGAGGGCAATTTTTTTTGAAACAAGGATGTAGCTTAATTAGTAGACAATGTGACCGGATGAAGCTGATTGGAATTCACTCCCACTTCAATTAAAAAAGTTTCACACTTAGGTTAGCAAAAAACACCCAGAAATTCTGTGTGAAACAGACTTCTGCTTGGGTCTTTTCGTGAAATGAGTTTCAATGGTATTAGTTACTTGCTTTAGGTTATGAGATTGTTAATGGTGTGTTTTGATGCCGGCATTCTCTGCTGTTTGAATGCATGCAGGCGCTGGTATCACCGGCAGCTTTGATAGCCCAGAATGCAGGGGTTGAAGGTGAGGTGGTTGTGGAGAAGATAAAGGCTGGTGAATGGGAGGTTGGGTACAACGCGATGACAAACATATATGAGAACCTGATGGCAGCCGGAGTCATCGACCCAGCCAAGGTGGCAAGATGTGCATTACAGAATGCTGCGTCGGTTGCAGGGATGGTCCTGACAACGCAGGCCATTGTGGTGGAGAAGCCTAAACCAAAGACATCTGCAGGTGCTCCCACACAAGGCCTTGTGGTGTGATCATTCTAATATATTAGCTCTGGTTAGGATCTCAGAGATGGTAAGAGTTGTCCTGTTGCGGTGAACTTATGGTAAGAGCTGGGTTCAATTGGCCCAGCCATCACGAACGTGAGCAGTGTATTTTTTTTGTAATGATCTATAGACCACCTTGGAATGTTGTTGGTTCTGATGTGGATTGATTAATCTTTTATCAATGGAAGCAGGAGCGTATTGTCTGTGATATTATGCTTGTCTATTTTGGTGTTTCCCTATTGAACAGCTCATCAAACATTGAGGCTTTGGTTTACGCATGGATAATTTATAGTTAGTTATAAAAAACTTGATAGTttgcattaaattttttttattattatataaaaaatgtaaatttaatttttttttacctttaTAAAATTAAtggttatttttaaattttataatggaGTGAGAAGGAATAGTCATTTTTAAATAGTTTTTTATGACTAAACAAATCATTGTTTAGCTCAAAtagataattattttttttctcaattaaaGAGTTATTTAATATTTGGTATGCAAGAATGGAATTAAAATAGATTGAAACAGAAAATTATGTGTCAAAAATGTaaaattgtaaaaaataattttattttatttttgcaaatgcTGAAATCTTAAATATCCCCAATTCTAATTTGTTCATGAGGCAAACAATGAAAACATTAAAAACACTCTGCATAAAGAATAATCCTATCTTATTCTAGTCATGATAAATAATACTATCTTCCTTTTCAAATGGGATTCATAAATTATATAACCCTATCTTCCTCTAGTTCATATGAAATAACCCTATTTAAGAACAAGTTGTAAAAATGCATTTgaacatatttaatttttttattgatgattttcaacaattttgaattttttttttatgttttttttattatttatgcaAACTTTTTGCTTGAATACTTTTAGATCAAGAATCAACTATTGTAAAtcaaataattcattttatatataatttaagtctaaaattaatataaatttaaaatataattagaataaaaatatgctaacaaaatttatttaaaaataatttaaatatttttcaattgtagTGAATTGTTGAAATGATAATTAAGTAAAACAATAATTTTCactttattgtaatattttaaattggtattgttttgtattcttattattttaattatatattctaaaatattatttaatttaaaaataaaactgaGCATGTGTtcaattaaattcctaatttatttttaatttttaaaaatattaaattgttacattttaaatttttaaattttatttctgGTCGTTTTTATATACCAAACGGCGCTCTAATATTTTTCTCCTCGTGGTGCGTCTGGTTTTTCAGTTTGTATACTCTCCCTCACTCTCAATTGTAGCAGCACGGAGCTTCAGAGCCATCGGCTCTGTTTCCCCTCAATCTTTCTCAATCCGCACCCAACTGGAAGCGAAACCCTACAACGAGAACACAACGGCGGCCACCGGGAATCCACCCCCTCTGGCGATCTCCGCCCGGTCTTGGTCGAAAGGTTTGTCTCTTTCTCTTTCTGTCATTTTTCTCTTATACCGAATAATCCTAACCTTGGTTTTGATACGAATCAGGAAGGGAGAATCAAAGCTATTTGGTCCTTTATCCGCCTCGCCTAAACCTCGGCAATCACAAAGAGAGCGTCGAATGCAGGCATGCAAGTGTTAGAAGGTACAGTACttgcattttcaataaaaatttctCGAAGATTAacctctttttttatttttaaattttaaaataatgtaCGATGAGTTACTAGTCCGACAGAATTCAAAATTGCCAATTACATATTGATCTCTGCGCAAAGGCCTTTAAACATGGGCTGGTGCTAGCTTTGAAAAGGGGCCTTCTGGAAAACAAGTGGTCTCTTGTTTCTTCATGATTTTTACACAAAAGTGCCGATAGTATTATCAATAGGAAGACCCCATCAGCTTCTGCAGAGAAGAGAACAAGCCACTTTAAACTGTTTATCCCTCAAAAACATCCCATGTATCTGCTGCTTTATAATTTTATTGATTTGGAAGGAAGCCGAGTAACAGCATCTCAAATAATGAAATAAAGAAAGCTTCTTCAGCTGCAAGAGGATGGGAGCTGCCTAATAGTCTTCCCCTTTTCAATCTTATTTAGCATTCATTGGAGAGGCAAGGAGGTTCTTTTCTTTGAAGTCCCACCACTCCTGTCACAACAAGTGGTTATGTgtaaattaaataacaaaaaaaaaagagagcaTAATTTAGGAGTAAATATGTGAGTGAATCGCCATGCAGTCACTGGccagtaataataaagataatattgTGACAGCAGAACCCAGAGTTAACATAGAAACAGCATGAAAAGTACTCAACTATGTAATAGTGGCAATGCAAAATTTTTACCCTCCCAAGTTTGCCAATCTTGTGGTGTAAAACAATGAGGAAACTGCAAATATCACCAAATAAATTTCCTAGAAAGATCTCACTACAAGCAATACGTCCCACAACTTGAAAAATAGCCAAATCCTGCCAAAGTCTTTATGCCATGCAATGACGAAGAGCCATGGTGGAATTGTGTGGTTGGGGCTTTGGGAGAGCATGCTTGAAGTACCAACGATTAGCTGTAAGAAACCCAAGAGCACTCCCATTTTTGTTCTCATATTGACCGACGTCTTCCAAACACCGAttctaaaaaccttttttttgtttttgtttttgtttttcttgtcTCAATCCGTCTCTCCTCTCCTAGTGTGTGTGGGGTTCAGTTATGGTTGTACTGTTGATAGTCGACTGCTTCATACtccttttttattaaaaaagttaACATGGGACTGGAGCTTTGGGCCTGCTCCACAATCTCCCACTCTAGACCATGGAGTGAGGTAAACACCAAGAATGAAACTATGACTTGGAGTCCATGCTGGCCAGGTCCTTGTGTAGCgcaaatttctctctctaaattacCTTAGTACTCACATCTGCAGGATTTCTCTATGCGGAATCTTTTATGATAGAAATGTTCTTTTGCTACTTTGTCACATCAATGTGTTTCTTGCTAGAATGTTACACATTCTTGAAATCTGTTGCTCTCCAATTGTCACTGTATACCGCACGCATTCTCTGTTTCAAATCCAAATCTTGAAGAAATCTTTcaaccaaatcatctcctttcttGGTTCATTAGTAGAAATATACTCCATCTTAGTTGTATAAAATTCAAGTCACTTTTGTAGTTTAGATTGCCCAGAAATAGCCCTTCCTGCAAAATAAAACAGTTTTATAATCAAGACCACTTGCCTTGTCAGCATCATAAAGCATTCAAGAATTGGTTCAAACCCTCGAAAACACAAGCAACACTTTTGAGCTCCCTATAAGTTTTTGTTTCACTGCCCCATTGGGTTTCTGAGATTATCGAGGAATCTGCTTACCATGCTAGGTGCATGAGCAATGTTTAGCTGACTATAatccattgcatacatcaaactcccgACAATGGACTAAGGAACAACTGTTGTGTCATCCTTCTTCTCATTGGTAGCACGACATGATTTCTCGCTCAAACTTAAGATGACTAGCAAGTGGAGTGCTAACTAATTTAGGTTGTTTTGGTATTGttgtaaaaatttttgaaaattgagaccGAAACCATTGTCACCGGGTCCTCCCTTGTGAAAAACggtcatgggtttgagtccaaggaaacaacctcttTGCACAAAAGCAagggtaaggctgcgtacactctgatgaccctccccctaccctcacaaagcagggagccttgtgACCCGGGGATGCCCTTCAACCGAAAgccaaaacaaaaaataaaaataaaaactgaaaaaaaaaattgtttggttGGATTACAGATAAAATGAAAAAAAGGGGATGTagtcttcatatatatatatatatatatatatatatatatatatatgtagagagagagattcagagagagagagggagagcaaaGGGAAGATGACAAAGCTTTGGGATCTCCAGATTTGAGTGGTGTGGTGCAGTGAACGTGATGATGGTGGCAAATCAGGAACAGGGTAGTGATGCAGCAGTGAGGCGTCTCTTACAGATCTAATGAGGGTGACGATAGAAATCAAAACCAGGGGAGCATGCAGTGGCATGGgcatctgttgactttttgagtccgatccctgttttgataatgacaaaccacagtatcccacttatgtaactgagtgtgaataggtttatatttctgtaagcacaagtgatgaatgcaaaatggaagtcgtaaagagcactgagaagaacaccaatcggcatattccatggagcattgaggagcagaagacacgaagactttatttattttctgggttgtaatagtaattagggttgaatgtgcatgcatcttacatgatttaaatttgaagctctacctgaccttagattgaccataggatcccaaataacatgaaaaacttttttcataaaatgcctaacttatacaaaggtttttaaatggttttagagttaaaagaaggcaaaaactaaatttttcaaaggggtcggtcaaccggccagtcgaccgaatgttagaaatgaacaattttcttactcaattcGATCTCAAATCAAAccttgttcaacatgaaaattgtggaattttgccatagcttgagtttgataccaagaacgtccaaattggagttacacaaaaaaagttatgcccaaaacactgaaacatgtccgtaaaagaaaaactcccttcatgtttcttttgtctcattgatggacatttttcttaaGCCAAAAgccattatcttaaaatgtgttcaacataaaagttgtgggattttctcttacctttctattggtatcaagaacatccaatttggagttgtataggaaaagttatagccaaaacactgaacagtgtctgcgcagaaaagtagaggccggtcgaccgagccttcactaaggtcgaccgaaacttgttgatttcagccccggtcgaccgtaccttgagcctggtcgaccgacct
This region includes:
- the LOC131149159 gene encoding ruBisCO large subunit-binding protein subunit alpha yields the protein MASANAISSASILLSTKQESLRRRVNQQQLGQKFNYRQSGSRFVVRAAAKEIAFDQASRTAIQSGIDKLADAVGLTLGPRGRNVVLDEFGNPKVVNDGVTIARAIELADAMENAGAALIREVASKTNDSAGDGTTTASVIAREIIKLGLLNVTSGANPVSIKKGIDKTVQGLVEELEKKARPIKGRDDIKAVATISAGNDEFIGKMIADAIDKVGPDGVLSIESSSSFETTVDVEEGMEIDRGYISPQFVTNPEKSIAEFENARVLVTDQKISAIKDIIPLLEKTTQLRAPLLIVAEDVTGEALATLVVNKLRGILNVAAIKAPGFGERRKALLQDIAIVTGAEFQAGDLGLLVENTTVEQLGLARKITISKDSTTIIADAASKDEIQARIAQIKRELAETDSVYDLEKLAERVAKLSGGVAVIKVGAATETELEDRKLRIEDAKNATFAAIEEGIVPGGGAAFVHLSTHVPAIKNKLDDADERLGADIVQKALVSPAALIAQNAGVEGEVVVEKIKAGEWEVGYNAMTNIYENLMAAGVIDPAKVARCALQNAASVAGMVLTTQAIVVEKPKPKTSAGAPTQGLVV